In one Vanacampus margaritifer isolate UIUO_Vmar chromosome 11, RoL_Vmar_1.0, whole genome shotgun sequence genomic region, the following are encoded:
- the LOC144060466 gene encoding general transcription factor II-I repeat domain-containing protein 2A-like, producing the protein MESDALLAKLQTQQGFFTKLHTPRESAVRTSYVISHKIARKSKAFSDGEFIKECLLDSAAPEKKGAFENVSLSRRTITKWIEDIAGNLELQLKNRAADFDFFSLALDESCDVRDTAQLLIILRGITADFQITEELAAMQSIKGTTTGNDLFREVNACMAMLGLKWDKLTGVTTDGCPNLTGKNVGLLKRMQDKVTEINPDQKLTFLHCIIHQEVLCKTVLKMKNVVDAVTKIVNFIRARALNHRQFVALLEENEAEHGDISYHCTVRWLSLGKVLKSVWDLRDQIQEFCIQKGHDVPELSDNDWLADLGFAVDVTALMNELNVKMQSKGLFVHEMYSAVKAFMRKLQLLSSQVKENILTHLPTLKEAKRSGDHLQKYSTMLEALHAEFSRRFQDFKTLESEMHMVSSPFNCSVDDAPSEVQMELIDLQSDTLLTDHFKSVSLLDFYSALKEENFPHLRRHAQRILVLFGSTYHCEQTFSVMKFNKSKHRSSMTDDHLSAVLRIATSDISPDFTALVQAQNRLDYSR; encoded by the coding sequence ATGGAGTCTGATGCATTGCTTGCAAAACTACAAACCCAACAAGGATTTTTCACTAAACTTCACACTCCCAGAGAATCAGCCGTCAGGACAAGTTATGTCATTTCTCACAAAATCGCCAGAAAAAGTAAGGCATTTTCCGACGGAGAGTTTATTAAGGAGTGTTTATTGGACTCTGCTGCGCCAGAGAAAAAGGGCGCGTTTGAGAACGTGTCACTCTCCCGACGCACTATAACCAAGTGGATTGAGGACATCGCGGGAAACTTAGAGCTTCAGCTGAAGAACAGAGCGGccgactttgactttttttctctggcTTTGGATGAGAGCTGCGATGTACGTGACACCGCCCAGCTGCTCATCATCTTACGTGGGATAACCGCAGACTTTCAAATCACGGAGGAGTTGGCAGCCATGCAGTCAATAAAAGGGACAACCACAGGTAATGACTTGTTCAGAGAGGTAAATGCATGTATGGCCATGTTAGGACTGAAATGGGACAAGCTTACAGGTGTGACAACAGATGGTTGTCCAAATCTGACCGGGAAAAATGTTGGACTTTTAAAGAGAATGCAGGATAAAGTGACAGAAATTAACCCTGATcagaaattgacatttttgcattgtatcatacatcaggaagtgttgtgtaagacagtgttaaaaatgaaaaatgtcgtTGATGCTGTCACTAAAATAGTTAACTTCATCAGAGCAAGAGCTTTAAATCACAGACAGTTTGTTGCTTTGTTGGAGGAAAATGAGGCTGAACATGGTGACATAAGCTATCACTGCACTGTTAGGTGGCTCAGCCTTGGCAAGGTTCTGAAAAGTGTCTGGGACCTGAGAGACCAGATTCAAGAGTTCTGTATTCAGAAAGGTCATGACGTCCCAGAACTTTCAGATAACGACTGGTTGGCAGACCTCGGATTCGCTGTGGATGTGACTGCACTAATGAACGAACTAAATGTCAAAATGCAGAGCAAGGGCCTTTTTGTGCATGAGATGTACAGTGCAGTGAAGGCTTTCATGAGAAAACTGCAGCTTCTCTCAAGCCAAGTGAAGGAAAACATTCTGACCCACTTGCCAACACTTAAGGAAGCCAAAAGATCAGGTGATCATCTCCAAAAGTACTCAACCATGTTAGAAGCATTGCATGCAGAGTTTTCAAGGCGATTTCAAGATTTCAAAACTCTTGAGAGTGAAATGCACATGGTTTCTTCTCCCTTCAACTGCAGTGTGGATGATGCACCAAGTGAAGTTCAGATGGAACTCATTGATCTGCAGTCTGACACACTTCTGACAGATCACTTCAAGTCAGTCTCACTGCTGGACTTTTACTCCGCCCTCAAAGAGGAGAACTTTCCACACCTGAGGAGGCATGCTCAGAGGATCCTAGTCCTCTTTGGATCTACCTATCATTGTGAACAGACATTCTCAGTTATGAAGTTCAACAAATCCAAACACAGATCCTCTATGACTGATGACCACCTCTCAGCTGTCCTTCGCATAGCCACTTCAGACATTTCGCCAGATTTCACTGCCCTTGTTCAAGCCCAGAACAGACTGGATTATTCTCGCTGA